A section of the Salvelinus sp. IW2-2015 linkage group LG7, ASM291031v2, whole genome shotgun sequence genome encodes:
- the LOC111966387 gene encoding kazrin-A isoform X6 — MGLGSLSRVFARGKQRKSMDPGLFDDSDSLSSPTRLSLSLSDGEDQLDRLQQVELARGMPMSLWRAGTVQAWLEVVMAMPMYIRACSENVKSGKVLLGLSDEDLELGLGVTSSMHRRKLRLAIEDYREAESGRGLSKAADMDHHWVAKAWLSDVGLPQYSQAFHTHLVDGRMLNSLTRRDLERSLNVTKKAHQVSLVLGIELLHTVHFDKEALQARRAQCEHQNLDPVVWTCHRVVKWVRDIDLKEFADSLQNSGVHGAVMVLDPSFNTDSMATALGIPGNKHMIRRHLTEEMKVLISSARSGGLQQNHDRLGTMSTPPTPLRHASPPTPLRHASLGRPTSSTNRHTHPDDEGSLRRRAVKPPLGFSPKAHSGRDLSCHSSYGSLPREACDEAPPRTEGSPIHKHSGIEVTNV; from the exons atggGCCTGGGTTCTCTGTCACGTGTCTTCGCCCGGGGCAAGCAGCGCAAGTCAATGGACCCGGGTCTGTTTGACG ACTCAGACAGTCTCTCAAGCCCCACCCGCCTCAGTCTCAGCCTATCGGACGGGGAGGATCAGCTGGACCGCCTCCAGCAGGTGGAGCTTGCCCGTGGCATGCCCATGTCGCTGTGGAGGGCGGGCACCGTGCAGGCCTGGCTGGAGGTCGTCATGGCGATGCCCATGTACATTCGCGCCTGCTCAGAGAATGTGAAGAGTGGCAAG GTGCTGCTGGGCCTGTCAGATGAGGACCTGGAGCTGGGGTTAGGGGTCACCAGCTCTATGCACCGCAGGAAGCTCCGGCTGGCCATCGAGGACTACAGGGAAGCCGAGAGCGGCAGGGG GCTGTCCAAGGCTGCAGACATGGACCACCACTGGGTGGCCAAGGCCTGGCTGAGCGACGTAGGGCTGCCGCAGTACTCTCAGGCCTTCCACACACACCTGGTGGATGGGCGCATGCTCAACTCTCTGACACGCCGGGACCTCGAGAGGTCCCTCAATGTCACCAAGAAGGCCCACCAGGTCAGCCTGGTGCTGGGCATCGAGCTGCTGCACACGGTCCACTTCGATAAGGAG GCCCTCCAGGCCAGACGGGCTCAGTGTGAGCATCAGAACCTGGATCCCGTGGTATGGACGTGTCATCGGGTCGTTAAGTGGGTCCGAGACATTGACCTTAAG GAGTTTGCTGACAGTCTCCAGAACAGTGGAGTTCACGGTGCTGTAATGGTGCTAGACCCCTCCTTCAACACCGACTCCATGGCAACGGCATTGGGTATTCCCGGTAACAAGCACATGATTCGCCGCCACCTCACCGAGGAGATGAAGGTCCTCATCAGTTCAGCCAG GTCAGGAGGTCTACAGCAAAACCATGATAGGCTGGGGACAATGAGCACCCCGCCAACGCCTCTACGCCACGCCTCCCCGCCCACACCCTTGCGGCACGCCTCCCTGGGCCGGCCCACCAGCTCTACCAACCGCCACACACACCCGGACGACGAAGGCTCCCTCAGGAGACGGGCCGTCAAG CCTCCTTTAGGGTTCAGCCCCAAAGCCCACAGTGGGCGGGACTTGAGTTGTCATAGCAGCTACGGCTCGCTGCCGAGAGAGGCTTGTGACGAAGCTCCGCCCAGGACAGAGGGGAGTCCAATCCACAAACACTCGGGCATCGAGGTCACCAATGTGTGA
- the LOC111966387 gene encoding kazrin isoform X3, translating to MEFSSRHSAGDRLPLWICIRQEPGAAGTHGDPSVHQKQKQPATDLCYKSDIKSLMDFSTPDSSLDKVLLREEVAQLQEEVHLLRQMKDMLSKDLEEGHGGCSADVLSATELRVQLAQKEQELDRAKEALQAMKADRKRLKAEKADLVNQMQQLYATLESREEQLRDFIRNYEQHRKESEDAVKVLAKEKDLLEREKWDLRRQTKESTEHSGALRSQLDLKENRIKELEAELAMISNSVTQKMEYWVFDRPVDREPSPRVMSAKQSLATLTKDVPKRQSLAMPTEAVVNGNNQEWVMHADLPLTAAIRQSQQTLYHVHTGHPTDRQVAAVRVSPCHSRQPSIISDASALEGDRSSTPSDINSPRHRTHSLCNSLEDLEDQKRKKKKEKMGLGSLSRVFARGKQRKSMDPGLFDDSDSLSSPTRLSLSLSDGEDQLDRLQQVELARGMPMSLWRAGTVQAWLEVVMAMPMYIRACSENVKSGKVLLGLSDEDLELGLGVTSSMHRRKLRLAIEDYREAESGRGLSKAADMDHHWVAKAWLSDVGLPQYSQAFHTHLVDGRMLNSLTRRDLERSLNVTKKAHQVSLVLGIELLHTVHFDKEALQARRAQCEHQNLDPVVWTCHRVVKWVRDIDLKEFADSLQNSGVHGAVMVLDPSFNTDSMATALGIPGNKHMIRRHLTEEMKVLISSARSGGLQQNHDRLGTMSTPPTPLRHASPPTPLRHASLGRPTSSTNRHTHPDDEGSLRRRAVKPPLGFSPKAHSGRDLSCHSSYGSLPREACDEAPPRTEGSPIHKHSGIEVTNV from the exons TTTTGTTGCGGGAGGAGGTGGCCCAACTCCAGGAGGAGGTGCACCTGCTGAGGCAGATGAAGGACATGTTGAGTAAGGACCTGGAGGAGGGCCACGGAGGCTGCTCCGCCGACGTGCTCTCAGCCACCGAGCTCCgcgtgcagctggcccagaaggAGCAGGAGCTAGACCGCGCCAAGGAGGCACTGCAGG CGATGAAGGCGGACCGGAAGCGTTTGAAGGCGGAGAAAGCAGATCTGGTCAACCAGATGCAGCAGCTCTACGCCACGTTGGAGAGCCGAGAGGAGCAGCTCCGTGACTTCATCCGCAACTACGAACAGCACAGAAAA gagaGTGAGGATGCGGTGAAGGTGCTGGCTAAGGAGAAGGACCTGTTGGAAAGGGAGAAGTGGGACCTACGGCGGCAGACTAAGGAATCTACAGAGCACTCCGGCGCCCTACGCTCCCAACTGGACCTGAAGGAGAACAGGATCAAGGAGCTGGAGGCCGAGCTGGCCATg ATAAGTAACAGTGTGACACAGAAAATGGAATACTGGGTGTTTGATCGCCCCGTCGACAGGGAGCCTTCCCCTAGGGTCATGTCG GCGAAACAGTCCTTAGCGACCCTGACTAAGGATGTGCCCAAGCGCCAGTCTCTAGCCATGCCCACAGAGGCGGTTGTCAACGGCAACAACCAAGAGTGGGTGATGCATGCGGACCTGCCCCTCACCGCAGCCATCCGGCAGAGTCAACAGACACTCTACCACGTCCACACAGGCCACCCCACAGACAGACAAG TGGCTGCAGTCAGGGTGAGCCCGTGTCACTCCCGCCAGCCCTCCATAATCTCAGATGCCTCGGCCTTGGAGGGCGACCGCTCATCCACCCCCAGTGACATCAACTCCCCCCGCCACCGGACACACTCCCTCTGTAAT TCACTAGAGGATCTGGAGGACCAGAAGCgtaagaagaagaaagagaagatggGCCTGGGTTCTCTGTCACGTGTCTTCGCCCGGGGCAAGCAGCGCAAGTCAATGGACCCGGGTCTGTTTGACG ACTCAGACAGTCTCTCAAGCCCCACCCGCCTCAGTCTCAGCCTATCGGACGGGGAGGATCAGCTGGACCGCCTCCAGCAGGTGGAGCTTGCCCGTGGCATGCCCATGTCGCTGTGGAGGGCGGGCACCGTGCAGGCCTGGCTGGAGGTCGTCATGGCGATGCCCATGTACATTCGCGCCTGCTCAGAGAATGTGAAGAGTGGCAAG GTGCTGCTGGGCCTGTCAGATGAGGACCTGGAGCTGGGGTTAGGGGTCACCAGCTCTATGCACCGCAGGAAGCTCCGGCTGGCCATCGAGGACTACAGGGAAGCCGAGAGCGGCAGGGG GCTGTCCAAGGCTGCAGACATGGACCACCACTGGGTGGCCAAGGCCTGGCTGAGCGACGTAGGGCTGCCGCAGTACTCTCAGGCCTTCCACACACACCTGGTGGATGGGCGCATGCTCAACTCTCTGACACGCCGGGACCTCGAGAGGTCCCTCAATGTCACCAAGAAGGCCCACCAGGTCAGCCTGGTGCTGGGCATCGAGCTGCTGCACACGGTCCACTTCGATAAGGAG GCCCTCCAGGCCAGACGGGCTCAGTGTGAGCATCAGAACCTGGATCCCGTGGTATGGACGTGTCATCGGGTCGTTAAGTGGGTCCGAGACATTGACCTTAAG GAGTTTGCTGACAGTCTCCAGAACAGTGGAGTTCACGGTGCTGTAATGGTGCTAGACCCCTCCTTCAACACCGACTCCATGGCAACGGCATTGGGTATTCCCGGTAACAAGCACATGATTCGCCGCCACCTCACCGAGGAGATGAAGGTCCTCATCAGTTCAGCCAG GTCAGGAGGTCTACAGCAAAACCATGATAGGCTGGGGACAATGAGCACCCCGCCAACGCCTCTACGCCACGCCTCCCCGCCCACACCCTTGCGGCACGCCTCCCTGGGCCGGCCCACCAGCTCTACCAACCGCCACACACACCCGGACGACGAAGGCTCCCTCAGGAGACGGGCCGTCAAG CCTCCTTTAGGGTTCAGCCCCAAAGCCCACAGTGGGCGGGACTTGAGTTGTCATAGCAGCTACGGCTCGCTGCCGAGAGAGGCTTGTGACGAAGCTCCGCCCAGGACAGAGGGGAGTCCAATCCACAAACACTCGGGCATCGAGGTCACCAATGTGTGA
- the LOC111966387 gene encoding kazrin isoform X4: MKSDREEGKPVLLREEVAQLQEEVHLLRQMKDMLSKDLEEGHGGCSADVLSATELRVQLAQKEQELDRAKEALQAMKADRKRLKAEKADLVNQMQQLYATLESREEQLRDFIRNYEQHRKESEDAVKVLAKEKDLLEREKWDLRRQTKESTEHSGALRSQLDLKENRIKELEAELAMISNSVTQKMEYWVFDRPVDREPSPRVMSAKQSLATLTKDVPKRQSLAMPTEAVVNGNNQEWVMHADLPLTAAIRQSQQTLYHVHTGHPTDRQVAAVRVSPCHSRQPSIISDASALEGDRSSTPSDINSPRHRTHSLCNSLEDLEDQKRKKKKEKMGLGSLSRVFARGKQRKSMDPGLFDDSDSLSSPTRLSLSLSDGEDQLDRLQQVELARGMPMSLWRAGTVQAWLEVVMAMPMYIRACSENVKSGKVLLGLSDEDLELGLGVTSSMHRRKLRLAIEDYREAESGRGLSKAADMDHHWVAKAWLSDVGLPQYSQAFHTHLVDGRMLNSLTRRDLERSLNVTKKAHQVSLVLGIELLHTVHFDKEALQARRAQCEHQNLDPVVWTCHRVVKWVRDIDLKEFADSLQNSGVHGAVMVLDPSFNTDSMATALGIPGNKHMIRRHLTEEMKVLISSARSGGLQQNHDRLGTMSTPPTPLRHASPPTPLRHASLGRPTSSTNRHTHPDDEGSLRRRAVKPPLGFSPKAHSGRDLSCHSSYGSLPREACDEAPPRTEGSPIHKHSGIEVTNV; encoded by the exons TTTTGTTGCGGGAGGAGGTGGCCCAACTCCAGGAGGAGGTGCACCTGCTGAGGCAGATGAAGGACATGTTGAGTAAGGACCTGGAGGAGGGCCACGGAGGCTGCTCCGCCGACGTGCTCTCAGCCACCGAGCTCCgcgtgcagctggcccagaaggAGCAGGAGCTAGACCGCGCCAAGGAGGCACTGCAGG CGATGAAGGCGGACCGGAAGCGTTTGAAGGCGGAGAAAGCAGATCTGGTCAACCAGATGCAGCAGCTCTACGCCACGTTGGAGAGCCGAGAGGAGCAGCTCCGTGACTTCATCCGCAACTACGAACAGCACAGAAAA gagaGTGAGGATGCGGTGAAGGTGCTGGCTAAGGAGAAGGACCTGTTGGAAAGGGAGAAGTGGGACCTACGGCGGCAGACTAAGGAATCTACAGAGCACTCCGGCGCCCTACGCTCCCAACTGGACCTGAAGGAGAACAGGATCAAGGAGCTGGAGGCCGAGCTGGCCATg ATAAGTAACAGTGTGACACAGAAAATGGAATACTGGGTGTTTGATCGCCCCGTCGACAGGGAGCCTTCCCCTAGGGTCATGTCG GCGAAACAGTCCTTAGCGACCCTGACTAAGGATGTGCCCAAGCGCCAGTCTCTAGCCATGCCCACAGAGGCGGTTGTCAACGGCAACAACCAAGAGTGGGTGATGCATGCGGACCTGCCCCTCACCGCAGCCATCCGGCAGAGTCAACAGACACTCTACCACGTCCACACAGGCCACCCCACAGACAGACAAG TGGCTGCAGTCAGGGTGAGCCCGTGTCACTCCCGCCAGCCCTCCATAATCTCAGATGCCTCGGCCTTGGAGGGCGACCGCTCATCCACCCCCAGTGACATCAACTCCCCCCGCCACCGGACACACTCCCTCTGTAAT TCACTAGAGGATCTGGAGGACCAGAAGCgtaagaagaagaaagagaagatggGCCTGGGTTCTCTGTCACGTGTCTTCGCCCGGGGCAAGCAGCGCAAGTCAATGGACCCGGGTCTGTTTGACG ACTCAGACAGTCTCTCAAGCCCCACCCGCCTCAGTCTCAGCCTATCGGACGGGGAGGATCAGCTGGACCGCCTCCAGCAGGTGGAGCTTGCCCGTGGCATGCCCATGTCGCTGTGGAGGGCGGGCACCGTGCAGGCCTGGCTGGAGGTCGTCATGGCGATGCCCATGTACATTCGCGCCTGCTCAGAGAATGTGAAGAGTGGCAAG GTGCTGCTGGGCCTGTCAGATGAGGACCTGGAGCTGGGGTTAGGGGTCACCAGCTCTATGCACCGCAGGAAGCTCCGGCTGGCCATCGAGGACTACAGGGAAGCCGAGAGCGGCAGGGG GCTGTCCAAGGCTGCAGACATGGACCACCACTGGGTGGCCAAGGCCTGGCTGAGCGACGTAGGGCTGCCGCAGTACTCTCAGGCCTTCCACACACACCTGGTGGATGGGCGCATGCTCAACTCTCTGACACGCCGGGACCTCGAGAGGTCCCTCAATGTCACCAAGAAGGCCCACCAGGTCAGCCTGGTGCTGGGCATCGAGCTGCTGCACACGGTCCACTTCGATAAGGAG GCCCTCCAGGCCAGACGGGCTCAGTGTGAGCATCAGAACCTGGATCCCGTGGTATGGACGTGTCATCGGGTCGTTAAGTGGGTCCGAGACATTGACCTTAAG GAGTTTGCTGACAGTCTCCAGAACAGTGGAGTTCACGGTGCTGTAATGGTGCTAGACCCCTCCTTCAACACCGACTCCATGGCAACGGCATTGGGTATTCCCGGTAACAAGCACATGATTCGCCGCCACCTCACCGAGGAGATGAAGGTCCTCATCAGTTCAGCCAG GTCAGGAGGTCTACAGCAAAACCATGATAGGCTGGGGACAATGAGCACCCCGCCAACGCCTCTACGCCACGCCTCCCCGCCCACACCCTTGCGGCACGCCTCCCTGGGCCGGCCCACCAGCTCTACCAACCGCCACACACACCCGGACGACGAAGGCTCCCTCAGGAGACGGGCCGTCAAG CCTCCTTTAGGGTTCAGCCCCAAAGCCCACAGTGGGCGGGACTTGAGTTGTCATAGCAGCTACGGCTCGCTGCCGAGAGAGGCTTGTGACGAAGCTCCGCCCAGGACAGAGGGGAGTCCAATCCACAAACACTCGGGCATCGAGGTCACCAATGTGTGA